In a single window of the Neospora caninum Liverpool complete genome, chromosome VIIa genome:
- a CDS encoding putative alkyl sulfatase encodes MSRLPDNHKILKDRRTRVEKTREGLRDEREKSEPSSSSFPTPAADKEIRENKTVGKVGAEDLSPVAASQSHEVSSEGHIVFENHTARDNQDENAHDSKANLFSKSTGALAAEEEVTESARWWTYDPCEEATSFSASFSSFAEREPDPSSAEALPFAASRGAQERNIEGRKEKGQVVSTEIEDDEMAAKQTSREQGLSPLQRTGKQAATRDDAGFKDEREHSLEQGADKSPSPSSSVPPASWRSFFKIMYICLPLLSTFLVFFPVWYTLLPYDLQLYTSALLPAHFLDFYEGRKSFGNAFFPLLREGAGGLSACRRGKQKTNLSASLSNDADAFSNLPLGDGFESSSLPSVEELEKEFFNYTARHVPPPPPLHQHSEEFEKGIFQVVPDIYVAIGYGLANSVILNGTDGLVVVDTMESTATMQAVWSDWLKFPNSNRPVKAIIYTHFHTDHIFGASAIAAPNVTEVHAYWLTFAEMSKVFTLTAGTTYRRSMRQFGVFVDSEDFVNAGIGPTLHYNNTAEIGAILPTHIMYEERKTLEIAGMQLQLLHAPGESKDQIIVWIEDKHVLLGADNLYKSLPNIYAIRGTETRDCNDWIASLDLMRSLDAEYLVLGHTRPLVGKDHIQSTLIAYRDAIQFIHDQTVRFMNKGYFVNDIAHKVKLPEHLANHPFLQPFYGTVPWAVRAIFTHYMGWYSGQPEDLAVMSTQEKAEALLSLAGSVEDLLFHAIENLRQGRVNWALEFASAAYTIEPRSKRAKTLKVIALRANAAHQTAATGTRRRL; translated from the coding sequence ATGTCGAGACTTCCTGACAACCACAAGATTTTGAAGGACCGCAGAACCCGCGTCGAAAAAACCAGGGAGGGTCTgcgggacgagagagaaaagagtgaGCCATCTTCATCGAGTTTTCCGACCCCAGCGGCTGACAAAGAAATCAGGGAAAACAAAACCGTTGGCAAAGTCGGAGCAGAAGATCTTTCTCCTGTTGCCGCTAGCCAAAGTCATGAAGTCTCCAGTGAAGGTCACATTGTTTTCGAGAACCACACAGCGAGGGACAAtcaagacgaaaacgcgcacgATTCGAAAGCGAATCTCTTTTCAAAGTCCACTGGCGCTCTTGCTGCGGAGGAGGAGGTCACAGAATCTGCAAGATGGTGGACCTATGATCCCTGTGAAGAAGCAACGTcattctctgcctctttttcgtcttttgcTGAGAGGGAACCAGATCCTTCCTCCGCAGAAGCATTGCCCTTTGCTGCTTCCAGAGGAGCACAAGAGCGAAACATtgaaggcaggaaagaaaagggccAGGTCGTGTCTACGGAAATTGAAGATGACGAAATGGCAGCAAAGCAGACGAGTCGAGAGCAAGGACTGAGTCCCCTCCAGCGTACGGGGAAGCAGGCTGCGACGAGGGATGATGCTGGGTTCAAAGATGAAAGGGAACATTCCTTGGAACAGGGGGCGGATaagtctccctctccttcatcttctgTTCCACCGGCTTCCTGGAGGTCTTTTTTTAAAATCATGTATATCTGTTTGCCCctcctctccactttccttgtctttttcccaGTCTGGTACACTTTGCTTCCCTACGACCTGCAGCTGTATACATCCGCGCTTCTCCCCGCACACTTTCTGGATTTCTACGAAGGCAGGAAATCCTTCGGAAACGCATTTTTCCCCCTACTGAGGGAAGGGGCTGGCGGCTTGTCAGCCTGCAGGAGAGGCAAGCAGAAGACAAACTTGTCAGCCAGTTTGTCGAATGACGCAGATGCGTTTTCTAACCTGCCATTAGGAGACGGGTTcgagtcgtcttctctcccgtccgtCGAGGAACTCGAGAAGGAGTTCTTCAACTACACAGCCCGGCACGTCCCGCCTCCGCCCCCTTTGCATCAGCATTCCGAAGAATTCGAGAAGGGAATCTTCCAAGTCGTCCCAGACATATACGTCGCCATCGGGTACGGTCTAGCCAACTCTGTGATTCTGAATGGGACCGACGGTCTAGTCGTGGTCGACACCATGGAGAGCACAGCGACGATGCAGGCCGTCTGGTCAGACTGGCTCAAGTTTCCAAACAGCAATCGTCCTGTGAAGGCGATCATCTACACACATTTCCACACAGACCATATCTTTGGCGCTTCGGCAATAGCTGCGCCGAATGTGACGGAAGTGCATGCCTACTGGCTGACGTTCGCAGAAATGAGCAAAGTCTTTACCTTGACGGCCGGAACAACCTACAGGCGATCGATGCGGCAGTTTGGCGTCTTCGTTGACTCGGAGGACTTTGTGAATGCGGGGATCGGCCCCACCCTGCACTACAACAACACGGCAGAGATCGGGGCGATCCTCCCGACGCACATCATGTacgaagagcggaagacgctGGAGATCGCCGGAATGCAGTTGCAGCTTCTGCACGCTCctggagagagcaaagaccAGATTATTGTGTGGATTGAAGACAAGCACGTTCTGTTGGGTGCAGACAACCTATACAAGTCTTTGCCGAACATCTATGCAATTCGCGGCACCGAAACCAGAGATTGCAACGACTGGATAGCTTCCTTAGACCTGATGAGATCTTTAGACGCAGAATATCTTGTTCTCGGTCACACGCGCCCCCTAGTGGGGAAAGACCACATCCAGTCCACGCTGATAGCCTACCGAGACGCCATTCAGTTCATACACGACCAAACAGTTCGATTCATGAACAAGGGGTACTTCGTGAACGACATTGCGCACAAAGTGAAGCTGCCAGAACACCTCGCAAACCACCCTTTCTTGCAGCCTTTCTACGGAACGGTGCCGTGGGCAGTCCGAGCTATCTTCACGCACTACATGGGCTGGTACTCTGGCCAGCCAGAAGACCTGGCAGTCATGAGCACACAAGAAAAAGCTGAAGCGCTGCTCAGTCTAGCCGGCAGCGTCGAGGACTTGCTCTTCCATGCAATCGAGAATCTCAGACAAGGACGGGTCAACTGGGCTCTCGAATTCGCCAGCGCTGCTTACACTATCGAGCCGAGATCGAAACGTGCAAAAACACTGAAAGTCATCGCCCTGCGAGCTAACGCCGCCCACCAAACCGCTGCGACAGGTACAAGGAGACGTCTTTGA
- a CDS encoding putative golgi autoantigen, golgin subfamily A member 1: MDSAGTLPTHNEPETRDSSVCCGCLSAEAFEHFRIRERQLLELTEELERRKEQSLQEAQEQVRDLRSLAVNASAKELSLRPKSAFVYQRNQSTDEGNSGERSSSSPLGKPAEGLTGLRAQSACPRSFASLKRNGQDHPPPAEEITGSLTKKIHLRESVLRDPYALGQHRATVEEEYKRLVQLGSSAIGNGLGGDHLENLSATVRLQKGRLLALQHELESRAKEIQNYEQDLHSSRNQSRCLTDENEKLKRKINQLTSQGEQQKLAHAELNSKIDTLERLLADLRAENDRSVFSANSQPIYIYIYIYIYIYIYIYIYISRYAYL, translated from the coding sequence ATGGATTCCGCAGGAACCCTCCCCACGCACAATGagccggaaacgcgcgacagCTCCGTCTGTTGTGGCTGTTTGTCCGCTGAGGCATTTGAACATTTTCGAATACGGGAGCGACAGCTCCTTGAACTAACTGAGGAACTggaacgaaggaaagagcaaTCTTTGCAGGAGGCACAGGAACAAGTCAGAGATCTGAGATCTTTGGCCGTAAACGCGTCCGCGAAAGAGCTTTCGCTCAGGCCCAAGTCAGCATTCGTGTACCAGAGAAACCAATCCACTGACGAAGGGAATTCAGGCGAGAGGAgctcgtcgtctcctcttgGTAAACCCGCAGAAGGACTGACGGGGTTGCGGGCTCAGAGCGCCTGTCCTCGCTCATTTGCCTCGCTCAAACGAAATGGACAGGACCACCCGCCTCCTGCTGAAGAGATAACGGGCTCGCTAACAAAGAAAATCCACCTGAGGGAAAGTGTACTGAGAGACCCTTACGCTTTGGGACAGCACAGGGCGACTGTTGAGGAGGAGTACAAGCGACTTGTTCAACTTGGTAGCAGTGCCATCGGCAATGGTTTGGGAGGCGACCATCTCGAGAATTTAAGTGCGACAGTTCGACTGCAAAAGGGCCGACTTCTTGCGCTTCAGCACGAACTCGAATCCAGGGCTAAGGAAATCCAGAATTATGAGCAAGATCTGCATTCGTCGCGGAATCAATCACGGTGCCTCACtgacgaaaacgaaaaactCAAGCGAAAAATCAACCAGCTCACCTCCCAAGGAGAACAACAAAAACTGGCTCATGCTGAGCTAAACTCAAAAATCGACACCCTCGAGAGGCTGCTGGCCGATTTAAGAGCTGAAAACGACAggtctgtcttctccgcaaACTCGCaacccatatatatatatatatatatatatatatacatatatatatatatatatatatacatatcgaGATACGCATACCTATAA